From a single Couchioplanes caeruleus genomic region:
- a CDS encoding SIS domain-containing protein yields MTSLHPGRITAGEIATQPALWARARDQAAAGPAGLPEAGERVLILGCGTSYYVAAAYAWLREAAGHGVTDARIASELPPVARDYDRVLAISRSGTTTEVVQALQTVPATTPVTAVLGEPGTPVGAAATDILDLSYADERSVVQTRFPTTLLTLLRTHLGATGPQVDTLIDQARDALDEPITLAQPRQLVMLGTGWAAALAEEAALKCRESAGMWAEAYATGEYRHGPISVAAPGTLVWALTPLTPTQGTAIQATGATVRQATRDPQAELVAVQRHAVAWAAAAGRDADVPVHLTRSVVAL; encoded by the coding sequence GTGACTTCGCTGCATCCCGGTCGCATCACCGCCGGCGAGATCGCCACCCAGCCCGCGCTCTGGGCCCGCGCCCGGGACCAGGCGGCGGCCGGCCCGGCAGGCCTGCCCGAGGCCGGCGAACGGGTCCTGATCCTCGGCTGCGGCACGTCGTACTACGTCGCCGCCGCGTACGCCTGGCTGCGCGAGGCGGCCGGCCACGGCGTCACCGACGCGCGGATCGCCTCCGAGCTCCCGCCGGTGGCCCGCGACTACGACCGCGTCCTGGCGATCAGCCGCTCCGGCACCACGACGGAGGTCGTCCAGGCCCTGCAAACCGTTCCGGCCACCACCCCGGTCACCGCGGTGCTCGGCGAACCCGGCACGCCCGTCGGCGCGGCCGCCACGGACATCCTCGACCTGTCGTACGCCGACGAGCGCAGCGTCGTGCAGACCCGCTTCCCGACCACGCTGCTCACCCTGCTGCGAACCCACCTGGGCGCCACCGGCCCGCAGGTGGACACCCTCATCGACCAGGCCCGCGACGCCCTCGACGAGCCGATCACCCTTGCGCAGCCCCGCCAGCTCGTGATGCTCGGCACCGGCTGGGCGGCGGCACTGGCCGAGGAGGCGGCCCTGAAGTGCCGCGAATCGGCCGGCATGTGGGCAGAGGCGTACGCCACCGGCGAATACCGCCACGGCCCGATCAGCGTCGCGGCGCCGGGCACCCTGGTCTGGGCCCTCACCCCGCTGACCCCCACCCAGGGCACGGCCATCCAGGCGACGGGCGCGACGGTCCGCCAGGCCACCCGGGACCCGCAGGCGGAACTGGTCGCGGTCCAGCGGCATGCGGTGGCGTGGGCCGCGGCGGCGGGGCGGGACGCGGACGTACCCGTCCACCTGACCCGGTCGGTGGTCGCCCTTTAG
- a CDS encoding carbohydrate ABC transporter permease — protein MPRRLPWARTLGILFIVLWSLVPLYWSLNTSLQTDAQVSARPAHYVPPSPALHNYHALLTGPGEIPDTIRRSSLNIVVECTAATLITVVLATLAAYAFARMRFRGRQLLFYAVLATMAFPAYTTLIPLYRIMSVVGLVNTYTGIVLVYVSGFLPLATWILHSYMTSLPLAIEEAGQVDGAGRMQILWRIVLPLAWPGIVSTAIITFLFAWAQFLFPLVLSSDLSTQPLTVAIAALQGRHVVPFGLLNAAGVLALAVPAVIAVTLNRFIVNGLLSGSVK, from the coding sequence ATGCCCCGACGCCTTCCCTGGGCCCGTACCCTCGGGATCCTGTTCATCGTGCTGTGGTCGCTGGTGCCGCTCTACTGGAGCCTCAACACGAGCCTGCAGACCGACGCGCAGGTCAGCGCCCGGCCCGCGCACTACGTGCCGCCCAGCCCGGCCCTGCACAACTATCACGCGTTGCTGACCGGCCCCGGCGAGATCCCGGACACCATCCGCCGGTCGTCGCTCAACATCGTCGTCGAGTGCACCGCCGCGACGCTCATCACGGTCGTGCTGGCCACCCTGGCCGCGTACGCGTTCGCCCGGATGCGGTTCCGGGGCCGGCAGCTGCTGTTCTACGCGGTCCTCGCCACGATGGCGTTCCCCGCGTACACCACGCTCATCCCGCTCTACCGCATCATGAGCGTGGTCGGCCTCGTCAACACGTACACGGGGATCGTGCTCGTGTATGTCTCGGGTTTCCTGCCGCTGGCGACGTGGATCCTGCACAGCTACATGACCAGCCTGCCGCTCGCCATCGAGGAAGCCGGTCAGGTCGACGGCGCCGGCCGGATGCAGATCCTGTGGCGCATCGTGCTGCCGCTGGCCTGGCCGGGCATCGTCTCCACGGCCATCATCACGTTCCTGTTCGCCTGGGCGCAGTTCCTGTTCCCGCTCGTGCTCTCCAGCGACCTGTCCACCCAGCCGCTCACCGTCGCCATCGCCGCGCTGCAGGGCCGCCACGTGGTCCCGTTCGGCCTGCTCAACGCCGCCGGCGTGCTGGCACTGGCGGTGCCCGCGGTGATCGCCGTGACCCTCAACCGGTTCATCGTCAACGGCCTGCTCAGCGGCAGCGTCAAATGA
- a CDS encoding DHA2 family efflux MFS transporter permease subunit translates to MTSLAPASQVRYGTAPGRWVLLATVLGSGLAFVDATVVNIALPMIGRDLGSSAAGLQWTVNGYTLSLASLILLGGSLGDRIGRKRIFLIGVAWFATASLLCGLAQNTGMLVGARVLQGVGGALLTPGALAIIEASFVPEDRARAIGAWSGLGGVGGALGPFLGGWLVGLGTWRYIFLINVPLALVVLVVAGRHVPESRSPSAAGRIDVAGVLTGAVGLGGLTYGFTAWTARGPASPVVLAALLAGVAGFAAFLIVERRTANPLLPLPVFGNKAFSGANLVTFLAYAANGGVFFLVVLNLQVVAGFSPLTAGLALLPVTVLMLLLSAPSGALGQRIGPRLPMTVGPLICASALLLMSRIGAGTGYLTGVLPAVTLFGLGLCALVAPLTATALGSLDDTYAGIASGVNNAVARAAGLLAVAVLPLAAGLGSGNLTDAAQLHPVYRTSMQICAALMAAAGLLAYAMIPKRLTEKAPVRPACDPGGPPTHAARGR, encoded by the coding sequence ATGACATCGCTCGCGCCCGCGTCCCAGGTCCGGTACGGCACCGCACCGGGTCGCTGGGTGCTGCTGGCCACCGTTCTCGGCTCGGGCCTCGCCTTCGTCGACGCCACCGTCGTCAACATCGCGCTGCCGATGATCGGGCGCGATCTCGGGTCGTCGGCCGCCGGGCTGCAGTGGACCGTCAACGGGTACACGTTGAGCCTGGCCTCGCTCATCCTGCTCGGCGGGTCGCTGGGCGACCGGATCGGCCGGAAGCGGATCTTCCTGATCGGGGTCGCGTGGTTCGCCACGGCGTCGCTGCTGTGCGGGCTCGCCCAGAACACCGGGATGCTGGTCGGCGCCCGGGTGCTGCAGGGCGTCGGCGGCGCGCTGCTCACCCCCGGCGCGCTGGCCATCATCGAGGCGTCGTTCGTACCCGAGGACCGGGCGCGGGCGATCGGCGCCTGGTCCGGGCTGGGCGGCGTCGGCGGCGCGCTCGGGCCGTTCCTCGGCGGGTGGCTCGTCGGGCTCGGCACGTGGCGGTACATCTTCCTGATCAACGTGCCGCTCGCGCTCGTCGTGCTGGTGGTCGCCGGCCGGCACGTACCCGAGTCGCGCAGCCCGTCGGCGGCCGGCCGGATCGATGTGGCCGGCGTCCTCACCGGGGCGGTCGGGCTGGGCGGGCTCACGTACGGCTTCACCGCCTGGACCGCCCGCGGGCCCGCCAGCCCGGTCGTGCTCGCGGCGCTGCTCGCCGGGGTTGCCGGCTTCGCAGCGTTCCTGATCGTCGAGCGCCGTACCGCGAACCCCCTGCTCCCGCTGCCCGTCTTCGGCAACAAGGCGTTCAGCGGCGCCAACCTGGTCACCTTCCTCGCGTACGCGGCCAACGGCGGCGTGTTCTTCCTGGTCGTGCTGAACCTCCAGGTCGTCGCCGGGTTCAGCCCGCTCACCGCCGGCCTCGCCCTGCTGCCGGTGACCGTGCTGATGCTGCTGCTGTCGGCCCCGTCCGGCGCGCTCGGGCAGCGCATCGGCCCCCGCCTGCCGATGACCGTCGGCCCGCTCATCTGCGCGTCGGCGCTGCTGCTGATGAGCCGGATCGGCGCCGGCACCGGCTACCTGACCGGCGTCCTGCCCGCCGTCACCCTCTTCGGGCTCGGCCTGTGCGCGCTGGTCGCCCCGCTCACCGCGACCGCGCTGGGCTCGCTGGACGACACGTACGCGGGAATCGCCTCGGGCGTGAACAACGCCGTCGCCCGCGCGGCCGGCCTGCTGGCGGTGGCGGTCCTGCCGCTGGCGGCGGGCCTCGGCTCGGGCAACCTCACCGACGCCGCCCAGCTGCACCCGGTCTACCGCACGTCGATGCAGATCTGCGCCGCGCTGATGGCGGCGGCGGGGCTGCTCGCGTACGCGATGATCCCGAAGCGGCTCACCGAGAAGGCACCCGTCCGGCCGGCCTGCGATCCCGGCGGGCCGCCGACCCACGCCGCCCGCGGCCGCTGA
- a CDS encoding YbaB/EbfC family nucleoid-associated protein has product MRSVDDAEEWLDSWVASVDGRAARAVELSRRVATLTGEARSPDGFVSVTVGATGQITGLDIDDRARVLTGAALSREILSLVRRAQAQLSVKAAEQVRETVGVDTETGRAVMHSYAERFPAPDDGDLNDEQRDRHGR; this is encoded by the coding sequence GTGAGGAGCGTCGATGACGCCGAGGAGTGGCTGGATTCTTGGGTGGCCAGTGTCGACGGTCGGGCCGCACGCGCGGTGGAGCTGTCCCGCCGGGTCGCCACCCTGACGGGTGAGGCGAGAAGCCCAGACGGTTTCGTCAGCGTCACCGTCGGTGCGACCGGCCAGATCACCGGGCTCGATATCGACGATCGCGCACGAGTTCTGACCGGTGCGGCGCTGAGCCGTGAAATCCTGTCGCTCGTTCGCCGGGCACAGGCGCAGTTGTCCGTCAAGGCCGCCGAGCAGGTGCGCGAGACGGTCGGCGTTGACACCGAGACAGGACGCGCGGTGATGCATTCATACGCCGAACGGTTTCCCGCCCCGGACGACGGTGACCTAAACGACGAGCAGAGGGACCGCCATGGCCGCTGA
- a CDS encoding TetR family transcriptional regulator encodes MVFAGQEASEEFIAAEVRARPAPTDPLHAAVAALQRAAETMYEQYRDGAVLLGRVIAASPELQERELGKRAALAERIAAALRDRGTAAPAAAVTAWTAVAIFFVARNQWNQTGNERTLAELMGVALDDFLAATIVETYDERP; translated from the coding sequence GTGGTCTTCGCCGGCCAGGAGGCGTCCGAGGAGTTCATCGCCGCCGAGGTCCGCGCCCGGCCGGCGCCCACCGACCCGCTCCACGCCGCCGTGGCCGCCCTCCAGCGGGCGGCCGAGACCATGTACGAGCAGTACCGCGACGGTGCGGTCCTGCTCGGACGCGTCATCGCCGCGAGCCCGGAACTGCAGGAGCGCGAACTGGGCAAACGCGCGGCGCTGGCGGAGCGGATCGCGGCGGCGCTGCGTGACCGGGGAACGGCCGCGCCCGCGGCGGCGGTCACCGCCTGGACGGCGGTCGCGATCTTCTTCGTCGCCCGGAACCAGTGGAACCAGACGGGAAACGAACGCACGCTGGCAGAGCTCATGGGCGTGGCGCTCGACGATTTCCTCGCGGCAACCATCGTCGAGACGTACGACGAGCGCCCTTGA